In Acidaminococcus timonensis, one DNA window encodes the following:
- a CDS encoding ECF transporter S component: MVEQRQSFLPRAGLLVALGILIPFVTGHGFGMAGNILLPMHFTVLLSGFLLGPQGGLLVGVMTPILSSLLTGMPPAFPMLPAMVGELGTYGLATGALWQRGKGLYISLLGAMVLGRVVHALLMACFIAWQGKAIGLSLLFFLVQGIPGTVLQLVLLPVILRRLGLERPAATETDLCRPTPAVLQKGNDSMETLIQEQMEQILHHGQSIALIKNHNVIFTDRSRGVMPLLKLLDKQPELLRDALVVDKIIGKAAAMLLTLGGVKEIHTYMLSRNGRAFLERHHIPVTAQCHIDMIQNRQKDGICPFEKSVLDTEDLEEAYARLKATARRLMAGHTPREGRKEA, translated from the coding sequence ATGGTTGAACAGCGACAGTCTTTTCTGCCCCGGGCGGGGCTCCTGGTGGCCCTGGGGATCCTGATCCCCTTTGTGACAGGTCACGGCTTCGGCATGGCCGGCAACATCCTTTTGCCCATGCACTTTACGGTGCTGCTTTCGGGCTTTCTTCTGGGTCCCCAGGGCGGCCTGCTGGTGGGAGTGATGACCCCGATCCTGTCCAGCCTGCTCACGGGCATGCCCCCGGCTTTTCCCATGCTGCCCGCTATGGTGGGCGAACTGGGAACCTACGGGCTTGCCACCGGAGCCCTGTGGCAGCGGGGCAAAGGCCTGTACATCTCCCTTCTGGGAGCCATGGTGCTGGGCCGGGTGGTCCACGCTTTGCTCATGGCCTGTTTCATTGCCTGGCAGGGGAAGGCCATCGGGCTTTCCCTGCTGTTCTTCCTGGTCCAGGGCATCCCCGGCACGGTGTTGCAGCTGGTGCTTTTGCCTGTGATCCTGCGCCGGTTGGGCCTGGAACGTCCGGCCGCCACGGAAACGGATCTCTGTCGGCCGACACCTGCTGTCTTACAGAAAGGAAATGATTCCATGGAAACTCTCATCCAGGAACAGATGGAGCAGATCCTCCATCACGGGCAATCCATTGCCCTTATTAAAAATCACAATGTCATCTTCACCGACCGCAGCCGGGGCGTCATGCCTCTGCTGAAGCTGCTGGACAAGCAGCCGGAGCTGCTCCGGGATGCACTGGTGGTGGACAAGATCATCGGCAAGGCGGCGGCCATGCTGCTGACGCTGGGCGGGGTGAAGGAAATCCACACGTACATGCTCAGCAGAAACGGCCGGGCCTTCCTGGAAAGGCACCACATCCCGGTAACGGCCCAATGCCACATCGACATGATCCAGAACCGGCAGAAGGACGGCATCTGTCCCTTTGAAAAGAGCGTACTGGATACGGAGGATCTGGAAGAGGCCTATGCCCGGCTGAAGGCCACGGCCCGGCGGCTCATGGCCGGCCATACCCCCCGGGAAGGGAGAAAGGAAGCATGA
- a CDS encoding ComF family protein has product MLSTLFSLLSDLFYPHNCPGCGEPVPGPLALCDRCREGVYHPRPFHPDSLGCPHLDGLFFLFDYAGAIQEALHKTKFEKREDLLPRLAREWQAGVAQEGRFAWQLPAEVDLGVTAIPTDPARRKQRSYDVPEEIFRPWALKNGYRWAPLLQRVRPTRPQFSLTPAERKENIRGCFALAPEALMPDIVLLCDDICTTGATLEEAARVLKQGGVQKVYGLALASSN; this is encoded by the coding sequence ATGTTATCGACCTTGTTTTCCCTTCTCTCCGACCTGTTCTACCCCCACAACTGCCCGGGCTGCGGGGAACCGGTTCCCGGCCCTCTGGCTCTGTGCGACCGGTGCCGGGAGGGAGTGTACCATCCCCGGCCCTTTCACCCGGACAGCCTGGGGTGCCCCCATCTGGACGGGTTGTTTTTTCTGTTCGACTATGCCGGGGCCATCCAGGAGGCCCTGCACAAGACAAAATTCGAAAAAAGAGAAGACCTGCTGCCCCGGCTGGCCCGGGAGTGGCAGGCAGGGGTGGCGCAGGAGGGGCGCTTTGCCTGGCAGCTGCCGGCAGAGGTGGACCTTGGGGTGACGGCCATTCCCACGGATCCGGCCCGGCGGAAACAGCGGAGCTACGATGTGCCCGAAGAGATCTTCCGGCCTTGGGCCCTGAAAAACGGGTACCGGTGGGCTCCGCTGTTGCAGAGGGTGCGGCCTACCCGGCCCCAGTTCAGCCTGACACCGGCGGAACGGAAAGAGAACATCCGGGGCTGCTTTGCCCTGGCACCTGAAGCTTTGATGCCGGACATCGTGCTCCTGTGCGATGACATCTGCACCACCGGCGCCACCCTGGAGGAGGCGGCCAGGGTGCTGAAGCAGGGCGGGGTCCAAAAAGTGTACGGCCTGGCCCTGGCCAGCAGCAATTAG
- the recD2 gene encoding SF1B family DNA helicase RecD2: MTEAVSIEITVKNIVFQASSGTFCVFRGENPETGAFSVVYKGQAPFAGEQVRLVGQWGEHPRFGRQFQAGSWEAIQPKGEEGLVRMLGSGVLKGVGPAMAQRIVDRFGDRTLEVLERTPERLQEVHGIGKKKAEAIVASYGELRDTRELVFFLETHGISGNYAPRIQALYGNTAVTRISNNPYCLAEDVEGIGFRTADSLARSLGFDELSEDRIRAGIHFTLLQGASQGHTCVPDQWLVTMAARVLQVDPLEVGQVFRQLLKDNLLRTEDVGDHLCVYPEFLYRAEKGVAHRLLALRDNVNQLWKVDYQKIIREWEQDENIQLAPEQAEAVKASVDHGVFVLTGGPGTGKTTVVKGILSVMEQAGCKILLAAPTGRAAKRLAESAGKPAQTVHRLLEYTPSGDEGDAIWGRNEDNPLEADAVIVDEASMLDIVLMYNLLKALPLGCRLILVGDVDQLPSVGPGSVLQDIIRSDTMPVVRLENVFRQAEQSPIVRNAHRINQGLMPQWEGEKDFTFKECSSEEETMHYVVDLYQQLSARAPLESVQVLTPMHRNLCGVENLNTLLQARMNPPAEDKAEFRNSFLTLREGDKVMQIRNNYEKNVFNGDIGKVIHIQGAFVTVDFPDRPEGESVTYEGAEVADLRLAYAMSVHKSQGSEYATVIMPLVPSQYIMLQRNLFYTAITRAKKQVHLAGSKRAMRTAVENDKTRKRYSLLAERLKRG; this comes from the coding sequence ATGACCGAGGCAGTATCCATAGAAATCACCGTAAAAAATATCGTGTTCCAGGCATCTTCCGGAACCTTCTGTGTGTTCCGGGGAGAAAATCCGGAAACCGGTGCCTTTTCGGTGGTCTACAAGGGCCAGGCTCCTTTTGCAGGGGAACAGGTACGGCTCGTGGGTCAGTGGGGCGAGCATCCCCGGTTCGGACGCCAGTTCCAGGCCGGCAGCTGGGAGGCCATCCAGCCCAAGGGGGAAGAAGGGCTGGTGCGGATGCTGGGCAGCGGTGTGCTGAAGGGCGTTGGGCCGGCCATGGCCCAGCGCATTGTGGACAGGTTCGGGGACAGGACCCTGGAAGTGCTGGAAAGGACCCCGGAACGGCTGCAGGAAGTCCACGGCATCGGCAAAAAAAAGGCCGAGGCCATTGTGGCCTCCTATGGCGAACTGCGGGATACCCGGGAACTGGTGTTCTTTCTGGAAACCCATGGCATCAGCGGGAATTATGCGCCTCGCATCCAGGCGCTGTATGGCAATACGGCAGTGACCCGGATCAGCAACAATCCCTATTGCCTAGCGGAGGATGTGGAGGGCATCGGCTTTCGGACGGCGGATTCCTTGGCCCGCAGCCTGGGGTTCGATGAACTTTCGGAGGACCGGATCCGGGCGGGCATCCACTTTACCCTGCTCCAGGGGGCCAGCCAGGGCCATACCTGTGTGCCTGACCAGTGGCTGGTGACTATGGCGGCCAGGGTGCTGCAGGTGGATCCCCTGGAGGTGGGTCAGGTGTTCCGGCAGTTGCTGAAGGACAATCTGCTGCGGACGGAGGATGTGGGGGACCATCTGTGCGTCTACCCAGAATTCCTGTATCGGGCGGAGAAAGGTGTGGCGCATCGGCTGCTGGCGCTGCGGGACAACGTGAACCAGCTGTGGAAGGTGGACTACCAGAAAATCATCCGGGAATGGGAACAGGACGAGAACATCCAGCTGGCACCGGAACAGGCGGAAGCGGTGAAGGCCTCTGTGGATCACGGGGTATTCGTGCTCACCGGTGGTCCCGGTACCGGGAAGACTACCGTGGTGAAGGGCATCCTTTCGGTGATGGAACAGGCGGGCTGTAAGATCCTGCTGGCGGCGCCCACAGGACGGGCGGCCAAACGGCTGGCGGAAAGCGCCGGCAAACCGGCCCAGACCGTACACCGGCTGCTGGAATATACCCCCAGCGGGGACGAGGGGGATGCCATCTGGGGGCGCAACGAGGACAACCCCCTGGAAGCGGACGCAGTGATCGTGGACGAAGCCTCCATGCTGGACATTGTGCTCATGTACAATTTATTGAAGGCCCTGCCCCTGGGCTGCCGGCTGATCCTGGTGGGGGACGTGGACCAGCTGCCCAGCGTGGGCCCGGGTTCCGTGCTGCAGGATATCATCCGCAGCGACACCATGCCCGTGGTCCGGCTGGAAAACGTGTTCCGCCAGGCGGAGCAGAGTCCCATTGTGCGCAATGCCCACCGGATCAACCAGGGCCTGATGCCCCAATGGGAGGGGGAGAAGGATTTTACCTTCAAGGAATGCAGTTCGGAAGAGGAGACCATGCACTATGTGGTGGATCTGTACCAGCAGCTTTCTGCCCGGGCCCCTCTGGAAAGCGTCCAGGTACTGACTCCCATGCACAGGAATTTGTGCGGGGTGGAGAACCTGAATACGCTGCTCCAGGCCCGTATGAATCCCCCTGCCGAAGACAAGGCGGAATTCCGGAACAGCTTCCTGACCCTGCGGGAAGGGGACAAGGTGATGCAGATCCGCAACAATTATGAAAAGAACGTGTTCAACGGGGACATCGGCAAGGTGATCCATATCCAGGGTGCCTTTGTGACCGTGGACTTCCCCGACCGTCCGGAGGGAGAAAGTGTGACCTACGAAGGGGCCGAAGTGGCGGACTTGCGTCTGGCCTACGCCATGAGCGTACACAAATCCCAGGGCAGCGAATATGCCACGGTGATCATGCCCCTGGTACCCAGCCAGTACATCATGCTCCAGCGGAATCTGTTCTATACGGCCATTACCCGGGCCAAGAAGCAGGTGCACCTGGCCGGCAGCAAGCGGGCCATGCGAACAGCCGTGGAAAACGACAAGACCCGGAAGCGGTACAGCCTGCTGGCCGAGAGATTGAAAAGAGGATAA
- the speD gene encoding S-adenosylmethionine decarboxylase translates to MIGKGTQAALDMYRCAEEVVFDKDKIHEILETAADRFAMKELSLYATENEEGDDFCFVMLCTNGHIFLHVFPTYGYVEADIFTLESAANPEQVAVFLRQEFAPDQAKITTLKRGDYGSIKDMKPRRQKLVKPMRRAKNAGAKLKKFMQWKQNV, encoded by the coding sequence GTGATTGGAAAAGGTACACAGGCAGCTTTGGATATGTACCGCTGTGCAGAAGAAGTTGTTTTCGACAAAGACAAGATCCATGAAATCCTGGAAACTGCAGCGGACCGGTTTGCGATGAAGGAACTGTCCCTGTACGCTACAGAAAATGAGGAAGGCGACGACTTCTGCTTCGTCATGCTCTGCACCAACGGGCACATCTTTCTCCATGTGTTCCCCACCTATGGATATGTGGAAGCGGACATCTTCACCCTGGAAAGTGCCGCCAACCCGGAACAGGTGGCTGTATTCCTGCGCCAGGAATTCGCTCCGGACCAGGCCAAGATCACCACGCTGAAGCGGGGGGATTACGGTTCCATCAAAGACATGAAGCCCCGGCGGCAGAAACTGGTAAAACCCATGCGCCGGGCCAAAAATGCCGGTGCCAAACTGAAGAAATTCATGCAGTGGAAGCAAAACGTATGA
- a CDS encoding HAD family hydrolase — translation MYYICWDIDGTLLLTNYAGVAAMKETIQDLYGLDHFEFTYGMAGRTDTYIARKAIEGIQGHCTPDEVTAMLSAYGKKLPASLVEKHGHLLPHVKETLAYFDQAPDCTSVLLTGNCEPAAHAKLAYFGIDQYFDYDLSAFGEISELRDDLSRALLQKLQKKDPGVTPDQLLVIGDTPHDITCAQAVGVRSLIVQKGSSYTRDRLEAFHPWKIIPELPARPEALRAIVEEV, via the coding sequence ATGTACTACATTTGCTGGGATATTGACGGGACCCTGCTCCTGACCAACTACGCCGGGGTCGCCGCCATGAAAGAGACCATCCAGGACCTGTACGGCCTGGACCATTTTGAATTTACCTATGGCATGGCCGGTCGTACCGATACCTACATTGCCCGGAAGGCCATCGAAGGCATCCAGGGCCACTGCACCCCGGACGAAGTGACAGCCATGCTCTCTGCGTACGGCAAAAAGCTGCCGGCCTCCCTGGTGGAAAAGCACGGCCACCTGCTGCCCCACGTGAAGGAGACCCTGGCTTATTTCGATCAGGCCCCCGACTGCACCTCCGTCCTGCTCACCGGCAACTGTGAACCGGCGGCCCATGCCAAGCTGGCCTACTTCGGCATCGACCAGTATTTCGATTACGATCTCAGTGCCTTCGGCGAGATCAGCGAGCTGCGGGACGACCTGAGCCGGGCCCTGCTGCAGAAGCTGCAGAAAAAGGACCCTGGAGTGACCCCGGACCAGCTGCTGGTCATCGGAGACACCCCCCACGACATCACCTGCGCCCAGGCTGTGGGCGTACGGAGCCTGATCGTACAGAAAGGTTCCAGCTATACCCGGGACCGGCTGGAAGCCTTCCATCCCTGGAAAATCATCCCGGAACTGCCGGCCCGGCCGGAAGCACTGCGGGCCATTGTGGAAGAGGTGTGA
- a CDS encoding pentapeptide repeat-containing protein, producing MKIKKLLAGLLLSFCCMSPALAYQQADVDRLLATRSCPGGNLRGAFLQNADLTGADLQGADLSYANLTNAILENADLQKVDFQKANLRNAYMANANLEGANLSNANFSHTVLNHASMVGLTAYRTNFSHALLTFANLYTADLRESNFDFANGAMANFFSANLARSWFFSTQLRGANFTSANLYNARLRKAGLTEANFRNANLMSATLRGSNLSKAVLTNTNLDDADLSNANMEGTVFTSSDLALAYRK from the coding sequence ATGAAGATCAAGAAGCTCCTGGCAGGGCTGCTGCTGTCCTTTTGCTGCATGTCCCCTGCCCTGGCCTATCAGCAGGCCGATGTGGACCGGCTGCTGGCCACCCGTTCCTGTCCCGGGGGCAATCTGCGGGGCGCCTTCCTGCAGAATGCCGATCTGACCGGTGCCGATCTGCAGGGGGCCGATTTGAGCTATGCCAATCTGACCAATGCCATTCTGGAAAATGCAGACCTGCAAAAGGTGGATTTCCAGAAAGCCAACCTGCGGAATGCCTACATGGCCAACGCCAACCTGGAAGGCGCCAACCTGAGCAACGCCAACTTTTCCCACACGGTGCTGAACCACGCTTCCATGGTAGGGCTCACCGCCTACCGGACCAACTTTTCCCATGCGCTGCTGACCTTTGCCAACCTGTATACGGCGGATCTGCGGGAAAGCAATTTCGACTTTGCCAACGGAGCCATGGCCAACTTTTTCTCGGCCAACCTGGCCCGGAGCTGGTTTTTCAGCACCCAGCTGCGGGGCGCCAACTTTACGTCGGCCAACCTGTACAATGCACGGCTGCGGAAGGCCGGACTCACGGAAGCCAATTTCAGGAACGCCAATCTGATGAGCGCCACCCTGCGGGGCAGCAACCTGAGCAAGGCCGTCCTCACCAATACCAACCTGGACGATGCGGACCTGTCCAACGCCAACATGGAAGGGACCGTGTTCACCAGTTCCGATTTGGCGTTGGCCTATCGGAAATAA
- a CDS encoding HAD family hydrolase, with protein MTKYQAVVFDLDGTLLDTLTDLWNAVNVACRSGGYPTRTRLQVRRDLGNGLQRLLKLSLPKDVEENQFRSLFQAFRQYYLTHCNEATHPYGGIPELLAQLKAAGIKTAIVSNKAHPAVQELRDRYFPETMKVAIGESARVRRKPAPDTVLQALRELGVDRRQAVYVGDSEVDKATADNVGMDCFLVTWGFRDRGELQALKPTALVDQPAEIQKLVLG; from the coding sequence ATGACAAAATATCAGGCAGTTGTATTCGATCTGGATGGGACGTTGCTGGATACCCTGACAGATCTGTGGAATGCGGTGAACGTGGCGTGCAGGAGCGGGGGCTATCCCACCCGGACCCGGCTGCAGGTGCGGCGGGATCTGGGGAACGGGCTGCAGCGGCTGCTGAAGCTGTCCCTGCCCAAAGATGTGGAGGAAAACCAGTTCAGGAGCCTGTTCCAGGCTTTCCGCCAGTATTATCTGACCCATTGCAACGAGGCCACCCATCCCTATGGGGGGATCCCGGAACTGCTGGCGCAGCTCAAGGCGGCGGGTATCAAGACGGCCATTGTTTCCAACAAGGCCCATCCGGCGGTACAGGAACTGCGGGACCGGTATTTTCCCGAAACCATGAAGGTGGCCATCGGTGAAAGTGCCAGGGTACGGCGGAAACCGGCTCCGGATACGGTGCTGCAGGCCCTGCGGGAACTGGGTGTGGACAGGAGACAGGCTGTATACGTGGGGGATTCGGAAGTGGACAAGGCCACGGCGGACAACGTGGGTATGGACTGCTTCCTGGTGACCTGGGGATTTCGGGACCGGGGGGAACTGCAGGCCCTGAAACCCACGGCCCTGGTGGATCAGCCGGCGGAAATACAAAAGCTGGTGCTGGGATAA